gttttatagtcattaactaattagttatttaattaatcactattgtaattaaagtcctaattaaaataggtagctaaattatctacaatttagtttttagtatgtaaaaaataactaaattatttccaaattagtaggaatacctattttttagtttgattgagttacaaaaataaaatactatatttagttaatatattattatttaaatttctatcttattatttttaaagatattattaataaaattaagttaattatttaattatggttattagaaaaccaaaaaaagaataaattcagtataaaaaaaatttaataaccgaatatattatatttatttttacaaaaattcttaactaatttaatattaattataaataaaaaaattgatataattataataaatttactaatatgttcattgaagagttacgttacgagtcacgtgcatagcacgtaatgcgaaactagtctcTATAAATGACTATAATAATAATGagtcaaaatattaattacttaataaaattatattagtataCACTCTTAcattaaaaacagaaaaaacacttttatatttaatatatcaaattttgGCTAgatggaaaagaaaaagaggaagTGCAAATTTTAGAagattaattgataaaataatagtttttgaTGTTAATCACCTGTCACATATAAGCTAAGAGGACAAGTtaatatttaagtattatatatatatatgtatagtaCACACAAAACACATAATGCTTTAAAACTAGGAAAGGAAGATACCTAACCTTCCCTACTAGACAGGCTTCAAGAacccatcatcatcatcaattcttttaatttcttcACTTATTAATGTCTTCCATCTTGTTACTCTTTCACCCAAtttgttcttctttttttattattactaaatATATCAAATGCCTAAGCTGAAGAAACATCATGATCCCCAGAAAACTAGTCTTTTCTGGTGGCTTGTCGCGATTCTATGCTCGATTCTAACCATAGCGGTAATTATTGTAGGCATCATCGTCTTCGTCGGCTACTTGGTTATTCATCCAAGAATTCCGATCATCAGCGTAGTTAATGCTCATCTCGACCATTTCCAGTACGACCTAGCGGGGATACTTGTAACGCAAGTAACCATAATAGTCCGGTCGGAAAACGACAACACCAAAGCTCATGCTAGCTTTTCGGGCATGAATCTTACGCTGTTTTTTGACGGAATAGCGATAGCCCATTTAGTAGCGGGGGCGTATGAAGTGCGGAAAAACGACACGAAAGATTTTAACTATGTCG
This window of the Mercurialis annua linkage group LG5, ddMerAnnu1.2, whole genome shotgun sequence genome carries:
- the LOC126682447 gene encoding NDR1/HIN1-like protein 12 — translated: MPKLKKHHDPQKTSLFWWLVAILCSILTIAVIIVGIIVFVGYLVIHPRIPIISVVNAHLDHFQYDLAGILVTQVTIIVRSENDNTKAHASFSGMNLTLFFDGIAIAHLVAGAYEVRKNDTKDFNYVATSTPIPLDPSQMKDIDVFLNEDEVRFDLKGNARARWRVGPLGSVRFQCHLNCQLKFHISNGTYIPKRCTSKAK